One Ciona intestinalis unplaced genomic scaffold, KH HT000137.2, whole genome shotgun sequence genomic region harbors:
- the LOC100183907 gene encoding transmembrane emp24 domain-containing protein 10-like, producing MNLYILFGTLLLIKGAYSIYFELPMDTEKCLREEIHKDVLVTGDYDVSTQPSVKVSLKVTDTNGHILYQKDEATQGKFAFTTDDYDMFQICFTSKADFKGKMPPQEVKLLLKRGVEAKNYDELAKTEKLKPLEVELRRLEDLSESIVQAFAYMKKREEEMRNTNESTNSRVLYFSMFSMLCLIGLATWQVLYLRKFFKSKKLIE from the exons TTGGCACCTTGCTTCTCATAAAGGGGGcttattcaatttattttgaattgcCAATGGACACCGAGAAATGTTTACGAGAAGAAATACACAAAGATGTTTTGGTCACtggtgattatgacgtcagcaCTCAACCATCGGTTAAAGTTAGTTTGAAG GTAACAGATACAAACGGTCACATATTGTACCAGAAAGATGAAGCAACTCAGGGTAAATTTGCATTCACCACAGATGATTATGACATGTTCCAAATTTGCTTCACCAGCAAAGCTGATTTCAAAG GTAAAATGCCACCACAAGAAGTTAAATTGCTGCTAAAACGTGGAGTTGAAGCAAAGAATTATGATGAG CTTGCTAAAACTGAGAAACTGAAGCCACTTGAAGTTGAATTACGAAGGTTGGAAGATTTATCGGAATCAATCGTGCAAGCGTTCGCTTACATGAAGAAACGTGAAGAAGAGATGAGAAATACAAATG AATCAACGAACTCCCGAGTTCTTTACTTCAGCATGTTTTCAATGCTTTGCTTGATTGGATTGGCCACTTGGCAAGTCCTTTACCTCAGAAAGTTCTTCAAGTCAAAGAAGCTCATTGAATAA